The following coding sequences are from one Streptomyces sp. NBC_01232 window:
- a CDS encoding STAS domain-containing protein, with product MSPLADHGPHSVTVVTGVDRSVVTVTGDMDLDHVDALNSALLGACADPGAPERVVIDLTRLAFCDSAGLNALLRARALCESNGRTLILAGPGPQFMRLLSITGADLLFNLGVPGPGEAGDGTARATP from the coding sequence ATGAGCCCGCTGGCCGACCACGGTCCGCACAGCGTCACGGTCGTCACCGGCGTCGACCGCAGCGTGGTCACCGTGACCGGTGACATGGACCTCGACCACGTCGACGCGTTGAACAGCGCGCTCCTGGGGGCGTGCGCCGATCCCGGGGCTCCGGAGCGGGTCGTCATCGACCTCACGCGGCTCGCGTTCTGCGACTCCGCCGGCCTCAACGCCCTCTTGCGCGCACGCGCGTTGTGCGAGTCGAACGGGCGCACCCTGATCCTCGCCGGCCCCGGGCCCCAGTTCATGCGCCTGCTGTCCATCACGGGCGCCGATCTGCTGTTCAACCTGGGCGTCCCCGGGCCGGGGGAAGCGGGCGACGGGACGGCCCGCGCGACGCCCTGA
- a CDS encoding SDR family oxidoreductase — translation MGRRWLVTGCSSGLGHALATAAARAGDELAVTARKTADLEDLAAAWPGRIVPVPLELRDAASCEEAVRSAVDRLGGIDILVNNAGIGMFGAVEEVSDTELRDQLETLVVGPWRLTRLVLPLMRAQGHGHIVNISSVVGRIAFPGLGAYVAGKHALEGMSQTLAVEAAPHNIRVTVVEPGMFATRYGTSMAQSQRRVPAYDVTNREMLEGARGLAENPETGRPEDFAARVLDIVAAQGPTPLRIPVGDDAYGYLELAEEASREEFAAARILAQGPLVPQLPPPPSV, via the coding sequence ATGGGACGACGCTGGCTGGTCACGGGATGCTCCTCCGGCCTCGGGCACGCGCTGGCCACGGCCGCGGCCCGGGCAGGGGACGAACTGGCTGTCACCGCCCGCAAGACCGCAGACCTGGAAGACCTCGCGGCCGCCTGGCCCGGCCGCATCGTCCCGGTGCCGCTCGAACTGCGGGACGCCGCCTCCTGCGAGGAGGCCGTCCGTAGCGCCGTCGACCGTCTCGGCGGCATCGACATCCTCGTCAACAACGCGGGCATCGGAATGTTCGGTGCGGTCGAGGAGGTCTCGGACACCGAACTGCGCGACCAGTTGGAGACCCTGGTCGTGGGCCCGTGGCGGCTCACCCGGCTCGTCCTGCCGCTGATGCGCGCCCAGGGCCACGGCCACATCGTCAACATCTCCTCCGTGGTCGGCCGGATCGCCTTCCCGGGCCTGGGTGCCTACGTCGCCGGGAAGCACGCCCTGGAAGGCATGAGCCAGACCCTGGCCGTCGAGGCGGCCCCGCACAACATCCGCGTCACGGTGGTGGAGCCGGGGATGTTCGCCACCCGCTACGGCACGTCCATGGCCCAGTCGCAGCGTCGGGTCCCGGCCTACGACGTGACGAACCGCGAGATGCTCGAGGGCGCCCGCGGTCTCGCGGAGAACCCGGAGACCGGGCGCCCCGAGGACTTCGCCGCGCGGGTCCTCGACATCGTCGCCGCCCAGGGACCCACGCCGTTGCGGATCCCCGTCGGCGACGACGCCTACGGCTACCTGGAGCTGGCCGAGGAGGCCTCCCGCGAGGAGTTCGCCGCGGCCCGGATCCTCGCGCAGGGCCCGCTCGTGCCCCAGCTCCCGCCCCCGCCGTCGGTCTGA
- a CDS encoding Ohr family peroxiredoxin → MTVPLTRSLYRTTAHAAGGRTGSVRTDDGRLDVRLAPPRKKVPGTTNPEQLFAAGFAACFTSALAEVAAEFGADASAARVACEVELGTTDTPAGYGLAVTLTVGLPGWRAADLQPLLHRADAVCPYSQAVRGNVPLTLLAVDEPAADDRA, encoded by the coding sequence ATGACCGTGCCACTCACCCGCAGCCTGTACCGGACGACCGCACACGCCGCGGGGGGCCGTACCGGATCCGTCCGCACGGACGACGGACGCCTGGACGTACGCCTGGCCCCGCCGCGCAAGAAGGTGCCCGGCACCACCAACCCCGAGCAGCTGTTCGCGGCCGGTTTCGCCGCCTGCTTCACCTCCGCGCTCGCGGAGGTCGCCGCCGAGTTCGGGGCGGACGCCTCCGCCGCGCGGGTGGCCTGCGAGGTGGAGCTCGGCACCACGGACACACCCGCCGGCTACGGCCTCGCGGTGACCCTCACCGTCGGCCTGCCCGGGTGGCGGGCGGCGGACCTCCAGCCCCTGCTCCACCGGGCCGACGCGGTCTGCCCGTACTCGCAGGCCGTGCGCGGCAACGTGCCGCTGACGCTCCTGGCCGTGGACGAGCCCGCCGCCGATGACCGCGCCTGA
- a CDS encoding peptidoglycan recognition protein family protein yields the protein MTFSALHQPPERAAAPHTRRSLLTGVFALAAAAALPLAAAGRAYSAAATPDIIGCAAWGARAASEPVAILANRPERIVVHHTATANVTDYSKQRAFALARAIQTYHMDAQGWIDTGQHFTISRGAFVLEGRHHSLAELRGGTRQVRAAHCVGQNTVSIGIENEGTYTSQVPPAAQYAALADLCAHICDQYGLPASEIYGHRDFNATSCPGDRLYALLPTLRKDVAARLGTPAPESEEAADPIGDLIRQATGGSASTYDEYLPAGLLP from the coding sequence ATGACCTTCTCCGCACTGCATCAGCCGCCGGAGCGCGCCGCGGCCCCCCACACCCGCCGGTCGCTGCTCACGGGGGTCTTCGCCCTGGCCGCCGCCGCGGCCCTGCCGCTCGCCGCGGCCGGGCGGGCGTACTCCGCCGCCGCGACCCCGGACATCATCGGCTGCGCCGCCTGGGGCGCGCGGGCGGCGTCCGAACCCGTCGCCATCCTGGCCAACCGCCCCGAGCGGATCGTCGTCCACCACACCGCGACGGCGAACGTGACGGACTACTCGAAGCAGCGCGCCTTCGCCCTCGCCCGCGCGATCCAGACGTACCACATGGACGCGCAGGGCTGGATCGACACGGGTCAGCACTTCACCATCAGCCGCGGGGCCTTCGTACTGGAAGGACGCCACCACAGCCTGGCGGAGCTGCGCGGCGGCACCCGCCAGGTGCGGGCGGCGCACTGCGTCGGCCAGAACACGGTGTCGATCGGCATCGAGAACGAGGGCACCTACACCTCACAGGTCCCGCCCGCGGCGCAGTACGCGGCGCTGGCCGACCTGTGCGCCCACATCTGCGACCAGTACGGCCTGCCCGCCTCGGAGATCTACGGCCACCGGGACTTCAACGCCACCTCCTGCCCCGGAGACCGCCTCTACGCCCTGCTCCCGACCCTCCGCAAGGACGTCGCCGCCCGACTCGGCACGCCGGCGCCGGAATCCGAGGAGGCCGCCGATCCCATCGGGGACCTGATCCGCCAGGCCACCGGCGGGTCGGCCTCGACGTACGACGAATACCTCCCGGCGGGTCTGCTGCCCTGA
- a CDS encoding helix-turn-helix transcriptional regulator gives MTHLLFESGDLGATEAFLSSAYTPMQIGGRPADTRARISRTAVGGLSVDRLSFGYTMGYDAGCLGKVCLVTMHSGSIVDTTGGREEIYGPGETFLLAPHDRPYEGQVRAARYTITMFDPRLLNRVASLPGEKDVRITGARPVGPAENRRLGAAVAYLRDHVLDDTAAYADGDGDGDDLLVSTAVQHLAATVLRTLPNSARADRATPADTRDAHSDTLRRAVSFIEANAHRDITLADIAASVPVTPRAVQYAFTRHAGTTPLGHLRRVRLARAHAELRAAEPFGPTTVAAVAGRWGFAHQGRFAAAYRQTYGVAPSVTLRAAGPG, from the coding sequence ATGACGCACCTGTTGTTCGAGAGCGGTGACCTCGGGGCCACGGAGGCTTTCCTGTCCTCCGCGTACACCCCCATGCAGATCGGCGGCCGTCCCGCCGACACCAGGGCACGGATCTCCCGTACCGCGGTCGGCGGGCTCAGCGTGGACCGTCTGTCGTTCGGCTACACGATGGGCTACGACGCGGGCTGCCTGGGCAAAGTGTGCCTGGTAACGATGCACAGCGGCAGCATCGTGGACACCACCGGCGGCCGCGAGGAGATCTACGGTCCCGGCGAGACCTTCCTCCTCGCCCCCCACGACCGGCCCTACGAGGGGCAGGTCCGCGCGGCCCGGTACACGATCACGATGTTCGACCCCCGCCTGCTGAACCGGGTCGCCTCCCTGCCGGGGGAGAAGGACGTACGGATCACCGGGGCCCGGCCGGTCGGTCCGGCCGAGAACCGGCGGCTCGGCGCGGCCGTCGCCTACCTCCGCGACCACGTCCTCGACGACACCGCCGCGTACGCCGACGGTGACGGCGACGGCGACGACCTGCTGGTGTCCACAGCCGTCCAGCACCTCGCGGCCACGGTGCTCCGGACCTTGCCGAACAGCGCCCGGGCCGACCGGGCCACCCCGGCGGACACGCGCGACGCACACAGCGACACCCTGCGCCGGGCCGTCTCGTTCATCGAGGCCAACGCCCACCGCGACATCACGCTCGCCGACATCGCCGCCTCCGTACCGGTCACGCCGCGTGCGGTCCAGTACGCCTTCACCCGCCACGCCGGGACCACACCGCTCGGCCACCTCCGCCGCGTACGGCTGGCCCGCGCCCACGCCGAACTCCGCGCCGCCGAGCCGTTCGGCCCCACGACCGTCGCCGCCGTCGCCGGACGGTGGGGCTTCGCCCACCAGGGCCGCTTCGCCGCCGCCTATCGTCAGACGTACGGAGTGGCGCCGTCCGTCACCCTCAGAGCCGCCGGACCCGGCTGA